A genomic region of Daphnia carinata strain CSIRO-1 chromosome 5, CSIRO_AGI_Dcar_HiC_V3, whole genome shotgun sequence contains the following coding sequences:
- the LOC130696234 gene encoding uncharacterized protein LOC130696234, whose translation MALLWNIITVIAMGGVSAFKPRESFQPVDVGFQFSTPVNLANTLQNSVAGPISLVLVVAFSGILVAGLIVPKLTSAWSARSSDDDFYSSWWRRILDPLDIEEAFEFMDDLRDPCRRKILCHVHSFVPYAPSWLQTVFRLISRNIRGVERYKEDIIQGLGGADCHQLYQSECPQTVGQLLTMTRPIRRILQQQGRHFHSTGDRYFNFV comes from the exons ATGGCCCTTCTATGGAATATCATAACCGTGATAGCGATGGGTGGTGTATCGGCTTTCAAGCCGCGTGAGTCCTTTCAGCCGGTCGATGTTGGTTTCCAGTTTTCCACGCCAGTTAACTTGGCAAATACGTTACAAAACAGTGTGGCCGGCCCGATCAGTCTCGTTCTCGTTGTCGCCTTTAGTGGCATTCTCGTGGCCGGCCTCATCGTACCCAAATTAACTTCCGCTTGGTCGGCCCGTTCTTCCGACGATGATTTCTATTCCAG tTGGTGGCGTCGAATTTTGGATCCGCTTGACATCGAAGAGGCTTTCGAATTTATGGACGATCTGCGTGATCCTTGCCGAAGGAAGATCTTGTGTCACGTTCACAGTTTTGTGCCGTACGCTCCGAGTTGGCTGCAGACCGTCTTCCGCCTCATCAG TAGAAACATCCGCGGAGTGGAGCGATACAAGGAGGATATCATACAAGGATTGGGCGGTGCTGACTGCCATCAACTCTATCAGTCGGAATGCCCGCAAACAGTAGGCCAACTTCTGACGATGACCAGACCCATTCGTCGCATTCTCCAACAACAGGGCCGGCATTTTCATTCGACTGGCGACCGATACTTCAACTTTGTTTGA
- the LOC130696235 gene encoding uncharacterized protein LOC130696235: MNNPMILFVVTILTATASVHGTLTAADQPTFNPTVAISNFNQFKTNLDKAQEFLISIYKGAFGGISAFWLAYSVWIVLSVFYYSFGVSYLNARDEAAAEQKENEIQRAFQVSQIDVNSIFQKLRSIHDKATSKVGDSCYRRGLCEMRSYFANTKFFKGIPKWIRKMLRLEPQSREAGTCSQIHYECTMTKLLASLIQ, encoded by the exons ATGAATAACccaatgattttgttcgttgtGACGATTTTAACAGCAACAGCGTCCGTTCACGGCACACTCACAGCAGCAGATCAACCAACTTTTAATCCGACTGTGGCAATCTCCAAtttcaatcaatttaaaaCCAATTTAGACA aGGCCCAAGAGTTCTTAATCAGCATTTACAAAGGAGCTTTTGGAGGCATTTCGGCTTTTTGGTTGGCCTATTCCGTCTGGATAGTCTTGTCGGTTTTCTACTACTCTTTCGGTGTCAGTTATCTGAACGCCAGAGACGAAGCTGCAGccgaacaaaaagaaaacgaaatccaAAGAGCTTTTCAGGTATCGCAAATTGACGTCAACTCCATCTTTCAAAA ATTGAGAAGCATTCACGACAAGGCCACTAGCAAGGTGGGCGACAGTTGCTATCGACGTGGCCTCTGCGAAATGCGTAGCTATTTCGCCAATACCAAGTTCTTCAAGGGGATTCCTAAATGGAT TCGGAAGATGTTGCGTTTAGAGCCACAGAGTCGTGAAGCAGGCACCTGCAGCCAAATCCATTACGAGTGCACTATGACTAAACTGCTGGCCAGCCTCATTCAATGA
- the LOC130696217 gene encoding BOS complex subunit NOMO1-like: MYSINLIVFLVTFCFIHTFADEDFLGCGGFVQVDKAVGLDLSKVEIRLYTKQGNLKYHTDCAPNNGYYFIPIYDKGEYVIKVVSPNGWSFKPSSFPVNIDRETDWCSQGKDINFVFQGFSINGRVISHGRSSGPAGVTLQLLADDTNNVLQSILSEKQGEFSFKNIAPGEYRVRASHPEWRLSSSEVKINVQSDSHSIVEGLVILGYPVEGQVISEGEPIQNVIFSLYSRDEDATSHCGLDAPSVSSPVQEDSGWNLVCQTTSDLKGQFHFPVVQPGHYKIVPLYQGENIRFDITPATFDFDVEDSRFLMTQKFEVQGFRVSGRVLEHSSGSGLVGAKVYLNDKQVAITGDEGSYNLENIKTGMYRLTAESDHLGFERLSVRISPNTPSLPDIVASSYRVCGQIELADLAVGPKARQVIFIPTSVKDSSVEPVLVSTDDTGVFCQLLKPGTYKLEPMALESEVAAGLKFVPALHEIVVKQEALSGFSFSQLRASIRGTTKVIGTASNVPVRLTSVSQPTRLVKPVEAIAGADGTFEFNQLLPGKYRLSVLQDDWCWKSKTIDVEIIDSDQSDLVFEQTGFSFAISSSHEVDLTFTVNGEKSDEVLTVKAGVSKHCLPRAGHYVFTPKSCHVFDVPSVEWNSDKPALVHLKSVSHRVGVIVRSDHEVSDLSVTATSSNGDATPLVLVSVEKSSDNEYQHQFVFNAPSGETLQVVATAESLLFFPSTLSLTVGRECDDKAGTIIAQRGLYVSGSVRPAISEVEVTISGGRLSQPVTVETDSNGQYIYGPVNLDGHPILDLAATFTVEAKKRGYIVRPAKAFGDFIAEKLAEISVLVVDSATGQPLPSVLVAAAGGVGYRQNSQTGSDGRVTLSSLNPGEYFIKPVLKEYRFEPSSKLIEIEDGATVELQIKGERVAFSCFGSVTALNGEPEGSVSVEAVGTGPSSHCAEYQEDATSEANGQFRIRGLLPGCEYTVRMKTGNGFNKNVERTLPLSTNVKVENSDVSGLRFSVVKAINQADVVVTVDVLEPEHLRTIKLNLFREDQPGVVLQSLKLDNSPLVILPVLPMDGRKYFIQLESNLGRHHYDYQMPELSFTANTSVQHLSMRFHPRRKTVDASETTQVSIRGVLVALLVGLAAYYREELGPFVNRVLAVVNNALKPNRGGFAFGSGLSGASSSSSHPNNPVFSEQELALMDEGNNVTKKRVKPRRAQ, encoded by the exons ATGTATTCCATTAATCTAATAGTTTTTCTTGTAACTTTCTGTTTTATCCATACATTTGCGGACGAAGATTTTTTGGGATGCGGCGGTTTCGTTCAAGTCGATAAGGCAGTAGGGCTCGACTTATCAAAAGTTGAAATCCGACT GTATACTAAACAAGGAAACCTAAAATACCATACAGATTGTGCCCCGAACAATGGGTACTACTTCATTCCCATATATGACAAGGGAGAATATGTTATCAAG GTGGTTTCACCAAACGGATGGAGTTTCAAACCATCATCTTTCCCTGTAAACATAGACAGAGAAACAGACTGGTGCTCTCAAGGAAAAGATATAAATTTCGTGTTTCAGGGTTTTTCTATTAATGGCAGG GTTATTAGTCATGGAAGATCAAGTGGACCAGCTGGTGTAACACTTCAGTTGCTTGCTGATGACACTAATAATGTACTCCAAAGCATTTTATCTGAAAAACAAGGAGaattttcgttcaaaaatATTGCGCCTGGCGAGTACCGGGTTCGAGCAAGCCATCCCGAGTGGCGACTCAGCTCGAGTGAAGTGAAAATCAATGTGCAATCTGATTCACATTCAATAGTCGAAGGCTTGGTTATTCTTGGCTACCCAGTTGAGGGTCAAGTCATCAGTGAAGGAGAACCTATTCAGAATGTCATCTTTTCACTTTACTCACGGGACGAGGACGCAACGTCGCATTGTGGATTGGACGCCCCATCTGTTTCTTCTCCGGTTCAAGAGGACAGTGGCTGGAATCTCGTTTGCCAAACGACTTCTGATCTTAAAggccaatttcattttcctgTTGTTCAACCTGGCCATTACAAAATAGTACCTCTCTATCAAGGAGAAAACATTCGTTTTGACATCACCCCAGCCACATTTGACTTCGACGTTGAAGACAGCCGATTTTTAATGACACAAAAGTTTGAA GTGCAAGGATTCCGTGTCAGCGGCCGAGTTCTAGAGCACTCTAGTGGCTCAGGTCTTGTTGGTGCCAAAGTTTATTTGAACGACAAGCAAGTCGCGATCACTGGTGACGAAGGCTCCTACAACTTGGAGAATATCAAAACGGGAATGTATCGTCTAACTGCTGAATCTG ATCACTTGGGTTTTGAGCGTTTGAGTGTCCGAATCAGCCCAAACACACCGTCACTGCCGGATATAGTCGCTTCCTCATACCGTGTTTGTGGACAAATTGAGTTAGCTGACTTGGCTGTTGGCCCTAAAGCCAGGCAGGTGATATTTATTCCAACGTCGGTTAAGGATTCTTCTGTCGAACCAGTGCTTGTATCTACCGATGACACGGGAGTCTTTTGCCAGTTGCTAAAACCAGGCACTTATAAGTTGGAACCAATGGCGCTTGAGTCCGAAGTGGCTGCTGGCTTGAA ATTCGTTCCTGCATTGCATGAAATTGTAGTAAAACAAGAAGCCCTGTCTGGTTTCAGTTTTTCGCAACTCAGAGCGTCAATTCGAGGGACCACTAAGGTAATCGGAACCGCCTCAAATGTGCCGGTTAGACTGACAAGCGTCTCACAACCGACACGTTTGGTCAAACCTGTAGAAGCAATCGCCGGGGCAGATGGAACGTTTGAATTTAATCAATTGCTTCCGGGAAAATACCGCCTATCGGTTTTGCAAGACGACTGGTGTTGGAAGTCCAAAACGATCGACGTAGAAATAATTGATTCCGATCAGTCCGACTTGGTATTTGAGCAAACTGGGTTCTCATTTGCCATTTCGTCGAGTCACGAAGTTGATTTGACATTTACCGTCAATGGGGAGAAGAGCGACGAGGTTCTAACAGTAAAAGCAGGTGTTTCGAAACACTGTCTTCCACGTGCTGGCCACTATGTTTTCACGCCCAAGAGTTGCCACGTCTTCGATGTTCCATCAGTGGAATGGAATTCCGACAAGCCAGCACTTGTCCACTTGAAATCTGTTAGCCATCGTGTCGGCGTCATTGTTCGTTCGGATCACGAGGTATCCGATCTGTCAGTGACGGCCACCTCATCTAACGGTGATGCAACACCCTTGGTGCTGGTATCGGTGGAAAAATCATCCGACAACGAGTACCAGCACCAGTTTGTCTTTAATGCACCCAGTGGGGAGACCCTACAGGTGGTGGCCACGGCTGAATCGCTTCTGTTTTTCCCATCAACACTATCATTGACGGTGGGCCGAGAATGCGACGATAAAGCGGGCACGATAATTGCGCAGCGTGGACTCTACGTCAGTGGTTCTGTTCGTCCGGCAATCAGCGAGGTTGAGGTCACCATCAGCGGAGGAAGATTGAGTCAGCCAGTCACAGTGGAAACAGACAGCAACGGCCAATACATTTACGGTCCCGTTAATTTGGACGGCCATCCCATTCTAGACTTGGCAGCTACTTTTACCGTCGAAGCTAAAAAGAGAGGATACATTGTCCGTCCAGCTAAAGCATTTGGTGATTTCATCGCTGAGAAACTGGCCGAGATCTCTGTGTTGGTAGTGGATAGTGCTACCGGCCAGCCTTTACCTTCCGTCCTGGTGGCGGCCGCTGGTGGAGTTGGTTACCGACAGAATAGTCAGACAGGATCAGATGGGCGAGTTACACTGAGTAGCTTGAACCCAGGCGAATATTTTATCAAGCCGGTCTTGAAAGAGTACCGATTCGAACCGAGTTCAAAACTTATCGAAATCGAGGACGGTGCAACTGTTGAATTACAGATCAA gggTGAGAGAGTGGCTTTTAGCTGTTTTGGATCGGTCACAGCTCTTAATGGTGAACCGGAAGGCTCAGTGAGCGTGGAAGCAGTTGGCACGGGTCCGTCTTCGCATTGCGCCGAGTACCAAGAAGACGCGACCAGCGAAGCCAATGGACAGTTCCGGATCCGTGGATTGCTGCCCGGG tgCGAGTACACTGTACGAATGAAGACGGGCAACGGTTTCAACAAAAACGTGGAACGGACTTTGCCACTCAGCACAAACGTTAAAGTAGAAAACAGTGATGTCTCAGGTCTACGCTTCTCCGTCGTTAAGGCCATCAACCAAGCGGATGTTGTAGTCACGGTCGATGTGCTCGAACCGGAGCATTTGAGGACGATCAAGTTGAATTTATTCCGCGAAGATCAGCCCGGTGTGGTGCTGCAGAGTCTGAAGTTAGACAACTCACCCCTCGTCATTCTTCCCGTCTTGCCTATGGATGGCCGTAAATACTTTATACAGCTGGAATCCAACCTTGGCCGGCATCACTACGACTATCAGATGCCAGAGCTTTCCTTCACTGCCAATACATCTGTCCAGCACCTCTCCATGCGTTTCCATCCACGGCGAAAGACAGTCGATGCCTCTGAAACAACCCAAGTATCAATCAGAGGCGTCCTTGTCGCATTGCTTGTTGGTTTGGCGGCCTACTATCGTGAGGAACTGGGCCCGTTTGTCAACAGGGTCTTGGCTGTGGTGAATAACGCTCTGAAACCCAACCGAGGCGGATTCGCTTTCGGATCCGGTTTGTCTGGAGCGTCTTCTTCGTCAAGCCATCCCAACAATCCAGTGTTTAGCGAGCAAGAGCTAGCCCTGATGGACGAAGGGAACAATGTGACGAAGAAAAGAGTCAAACCGAGAAGAGCTCAATAG